The Hyphomicrobiales bacterium genome has a window encoding:
- a CDS encoding conserved membrane hypothetical protein (Evidence 4 : Unknown function but conserved in other organisms), whose product MPPRTRKSPKPDRVVRDEDIEVLPPRRTLPLDWSVVVPTVAFGTVTGFAASLVVGGGGLVRHAVVGVLGMLVGQGIVRLTGWRLNTGYGFLDDAGMAVLGAILIILLARFIA is encoded by the coding sequence ATGCCACCACGCACCCGCAAATCGCCCAAACCCGATCGTGTCGTCCGTGACGAGGATATCGAGGTTCTGCCGCCACGCCGGACGCTGCCGCTCGACTGGAGCGTCGTCGTTCCGACCGTCGCCTTCGGAACCGTCACCGGCTTCGCCGCCAGCCTGGTCGTCGGGGGTGGCGGCCTGGTCCGTCACGCGGTCGTCGGCGTGCTCGGGATGCTGGTCGGGCAGGGCATCGTGCGGCTGACCGGCTGGCGGCTCAACACCGGCTACGGCTTCCTCGACGATGCCGGCATGGCGGTGCTCGGAGCGATCCTGATCATCCTGCTGGCGCGCTTCATCGCCTGA
- a CDS encoding Competence/damage-inducible protein CinA, giving the protein MFDPKIHDLAAELLKMSNERGFTVATVESCTGGLVCGALTAIAGSSTMVQGGLITYANEAKIALAGVSAALIEKHGAVSEPVARAMAEGGRRRLEATFAVSITGVAGPGGGSVEKPVGLVHFACAGPSGTRHRERRFGELSRDEIRRLSVIEALDLLREAALTGP; this is encoded by the coding sequence ATGTTCGACCCGAAGATCCACGACCTTGCGGCGGAACTGCTCAAGATGAGCAACGAACGCGGCTTCACAGTCGCGACGGTCGAATCCTGCACGGGAGGGCTGGTCTGCGGCGCACTGACCGCCATCGCCGGCTCGTCCACGATGGTGCAAGGCGGGCTGATCACCTACGCCAACGAGGCGAAGATCGCGCTTGCCGGGGTTTCCGCCGCTCTGATCGAGAAGCACGGCGCAGTGAGCGAGCCGGTTGCCCGCGCGATGGCGGAAGGCGGGCGCCGGCGTCTCGAGGCCACCTTCGCCGTCTCGATCACCGGCGTTGCCGGCCCGGGTGGCGGAAGCGTCGAGAAGCCGGTGGGGCTCGTCCATTTCGCCTGCGCGGGACCATCGGGCACGCGGCACCGCGAACGGCGCTTCGGCGAATTGTCACGCGACGAGATCCGGCGCCTCAGCGTGATCGAAGCGCTCGATCTTCTCCGCGAGGCGGCGCTGACCGGGCCGTGA
- a CDS encoding hypothetical protein (Evidence 5 : Unknown function): MNRRVFLWGLQNACAASAVQRFRCCNAARKPANATVPIAGHASAGDFFIERVDPDDPAPYVSATVRAGSSVVEHVTFNHVVVGSIPTPLTTTQPSTFR; the protein is encoded by the coding sequence TTGAATCGCCGTGTATTCTTATGGGGCCTTCAGAATGCATGCGCGGCTTCGGCCGTCCAGCGCTTCCGATGCTGCAATGCCGCAAGAAAGCCGGCAAACGCCACCGTGCCGATAGCCGGCCACGCTTCAGCTGGTGACTTCTTCATCGAACGAGTTGACCCGGACGACCCGGCTCCGTATGTGAGCGCCACGGTGAGGGCGGGTAGCTCAGTGGTAGAGCACGTGACTTTTAATCATGTGGTCGTGGGTTCGATCCCCACCCCGCTCACCACGACCCAGCCCAGCACGTTTCGTTAA
- a CDS encoding Ribosome association toxin RatA: MPMFNSTRRVKHSPEQMFALVADVEKYPQFLPLCEGLTVRRRTPREGGGEVLLADMTVGYKAIRETFTSRVTLDPANLKVLVEYVDGPFRHLENRWTFKPIETGCEVGFFISYEFASRMLGLLMGAMFDKAFHKFSEAFEKRADLVYGRSGQAPVIG, translated from the coding sequence ATGCCGATGTTCAACAGCACCCGCCGGGTGAAGCACTCGCCCGAGCAGATGTTCGCGCTCGTCGCGGATGTCGAGAAATACCCGCAGTTCCTGCCGCTCTGCGAAGGGCTGACGGTGCGTCGGCGCACGCCGCGCGAAGGCGGGGGCGAGGTGCTGCTGGCGGACATGACCGTCGGCTACAAGGCGATCCGCGAAACCTTCACCAGCCGGGTCACGCTCGATCCGGCGAACCTCAAGGTCCTCGTCGAATATGTCGACGGACCGTTCCGCCATCTGGAGAACCGCTGGACCTTCAAGCCGATCGAAACGGGCTGCGAGGTCGGCTTCTTCATCTCCTACGAGTTCGCCAGCCGCATGCTCGGCCTGCTGATGGGCGCGATGTTCGACAAGGCCTTCCACAAATTCTCGGAAGCCTTCGAGAAGCGCGCCGATCTGGTTTATGGCCGCAGCGGCCAGGCACCCGTCATCGGCTGA
- the lipA gene encoding lipoyl synthase: MALVLDLLNRDPRPNAGNPKAQATEVRHPEKQKRPENPVLRKPDWIRVKAPGSPKWAETRAIVKAEKLVTVCEEAGCPNIGECWEKKHATFMIMGDTCTRACAFCNVKTGVPQPLDLEEPRKVAEAVAKLGLEHVVITSVDRDDLQDGGAEHFANVIRAIRKASPGTTIEILTPDFLRKPGALEVVVAARPDVFNHNLETVPGKYLKVRPGARYFHSLRLLQRVKELDPTIFTKSGIMVGLGEERNEVLQLMDDLRSAEVDFMTIGQYLAPSRKHHAVIRFVTPDEFKSFETIAYAKGFLMVSSTPLTRSSHHAGEDFARLRANRAARMGQ, from the coding sequence ATGGCGCTTGTTCTCGACCTGCTGAACCGCGATCCGCGGCCCAACGCCGGCAATCCGAAGGCGCAAGCCACGGAAGTCCGCCATCCTGAGAAGCAGAAGCGCCCGGAGAACCCGGTCCTGCGCAAGCCGGACTGGATCCGCGTCAAGGCGCCCGGCTCGCCGAAATGGGCCGAGACCAGGGCGATCGTGAAGGCCGAGAAGCTGGTCACGGTCTGCGAGGAGGCCGGCTGCCCCAATATAGGCGAGTGCTGGGAAAAGAAGCACGCCACCTTCATGATCATGGGCGACACCTGCACGCGCGCCTGTGCCTTCTGCAACGTCAAGACCGGCGTGCCGCAGCCGCTCGATCTGGAGGAGCCGCGCAAGGTCGCGGAAGCCGTCGCCAAGCTCGGGCTGGAGCATGTCGTGATCACCTCGGTCGACCGCGACGACCTCCAGGACGGTGGCGCCGAGCATTTCGCCAATGTCATCCGCGCGATCCGCAAGGCCTCGCCCGGCACCACGATCGAAATCCTGACGCCGGACTTCCTGCGCAAGCCCGGCGCGCTCGAAGTGGTCGTCGCGGCCAGGCCCGATGTCTTCAACCACAACCTGGAGACGGTGCCGGGCAAGTATCTGAAGGTCCGTCCCGGCGCGCGCTATTTCCATTCGCTGCGCCTGCTGCAGCGGGTGAAGGAGCTCGACCCGACCATCTTCACCAAATCGGGCATCATGGTCGGCCTCGGCGAGGAGCGGAACGAGGTGCTCCAGCTGATGGACGACCTGCGCTCGGCCGAGGTCGATTTCATGACGATCGGCCAGTATCTCGCGCCGTCGCGCAAGCACCACGCCGTGATCCGCTTCGTCACGCCCGACGAGTTCAAGAGCTTCGAGACCATCGCCTATGCCAAGGGCTTCCTGATGGTGTCGTCGACGCCGCTGACCCGCTCCTCGCACCATGCCGGCGAGGATTTCGCGCGGTTGCGTGCGAATCGGGCGGCGCGGATGGGCCAGTAG
- a CDS encoding GlsB/YeaQ/YmgE family stress response membrane protein: MESFAATMAQPGYGFFMTLLIGILAGWIAERLTSSDHGLFTNMLVGVAGSFVGTRVAELLAVPVFGFWRTLAAAIAGAVIIIAIWNAARSRG; this comes from the coding sequence ATGGAAAGCTTCGCCGCCACCATGGCCCAGCCGGGCTACGGCTTCTTCATGACGCTGCTGATCGGCATCCTTGCCGGCTGGATCGCCGAGCGTTTGACCTCGTCCGACCACGGCCTCTTCACCAACATGCTCGTCGGCGTCGCCGGCTCCTTCGTGGGCACCAGGGTCGCGGAATTGCTGGCGGTTCCGGTCTTCGGCTTCTGGCGGACGCTGGCTGCCGCCATCGCGGGCGCGGTCATCATCATCGCGATCTGGAATGCAGCCCGCAGCCGCGGTTGA
- the lpdA gene encoding Dihydrolipoyl dehydrogenase → MADYDIIVIGSGPGGYIAAIRAAQLGFKTAIVEREHLAGICSNWGCIPTKALLRSAEILHYGQHAKDYGLILEGSFKADLDAVVKRSRGIAARMNNGVQFLMKKNKVDVIWGEAKLTKPGTITVAPTKKPAMQPQVPPPKNAKGEGTYTADHIIVATGARPRALPGIEPDGKLIWTYFESMVPAKMPKSLLVMGSGAIGIEFASFYRTMGVEVTVVEVMPQVVPVEDAEIGAFARKAFEKQGMKIITSAKVTKVEKGADSVTAHIEDEKGGKQTITADRMISAVGVVGNIENLGLEALGVKTDRGCIVIDDLCRTNVKGVYAIGDVAGPPMLAHKAEHEAVICIEAIKGLHPHPMDKAMIPGCTYCHPQIASVGLTEAKAKAAGLEIKVGRFNFVANGKAVALGEDSGMAKTVFDAKTGKLLGAHLVGPEVTELIQGFVIAMNLETTEEELMHTIFPHPTLSEVMKESVLDAYGKVLNA, encoded by the coding sequence ATGGCGGACTACGACATCATCGTCATCGGCTCCGGCCCCGGCGGCTATATCGCCGCGATCCGGGCCGCCCAACTCGGCTTCAAGACCGCGATCGTCGAGCGCGAGCATCTCGCCGGCATCTGCTCGAACTGGGGCTGCATTCCGACCAAGGCGCTGCTGCGCTCGGCCGAAATCCTGCATTACGGCCAGCATGCCAAGGATTACGGGCTGATCCTCGAAGGCTCCTTCAAGGCCGATCTGGATGCAGTCGTGAAACGCTCGCGCGGTATCGCCGCACGGATGAACAACGGCGTCCAGTTCCTGATGAAGAAGAACAAGGTCGACGTGATCTGGGGCGAGGCGAAGCTGACCAAGCCGGGCACGATCACGGTAGCGCCGACCAAGAAGCCGGCTATGCAGCCGCAGGTGCCGCCGCCGAAGAACGCCAAGGGCGAGGGCACCTATACCGCCGACCACATCATCGTCGCGACCGGCGCCCGGCCGCGCGCGCTGCCCGGCATCGAGCCGGACGGCAAGCTGATCTGGACCTATTTCGAGTCGATGGTGCCGGCCAAGATGCCGAAATCGCTGCTCGTGATGGGCTCCGGCGCCATCGGCATCGAGTTCGCCTCGTTCTACCGGACGATGGGCGTCGAGGTGACGGTGGTCGAGGTCATGCCTCAGGTCGTGCCGGTCGAGGATGCCGAGATCGGCGCCTTCGCCCGCAAGGCCTTCGAGAAGCAGGGCATGAAGATCATTACCAGCGCCAAGGTGACGAAGGTCGAGAAGGGCGCCGACTCCGTCACCGCCCATATCGAGGACGAGAAGGGCGGCAAGCAGACGATCACTGCGGACCGCATGATCTCGGCGGTCGGCGTCGTCGGCAATATCGAGAATCTCGGCCTGGAAGCGCTCGGCGTGAAGACCGATCGCGGCTGCATCGTCATCGACGATCTCTGTCGGACCAACGTCAAGGGCGTCTATGCGATCGGCGACGTCGCCGGTCCTCCGATGCTGGCGCACAAGGCCGAGCATGAGGCGGTGATCTGCATCGAGGCGATTAAGGGCCTGCATCCGCATCCGATGGACAAGGCGATGATCCCGGGCTGCACCTATTGCCACCCGCAGATCGCCAGCGTCGGCCTGACCGAGGCGAAGGCCAAGGCCGCCGGCCTCGAGATCAAGGTCGGCCGCTTCAACTTCGTCGCCAACGGCAAGGCCGTGGCACTCGGCGAGGATAGCGGCATGGCCAAGACGGTCTTCGACGCCAAGACCGGCAAGCTGCTCGGCGCGCATCTCGTCGGCCCGGAAGTGACCGAGCTGATCCAGGGCTTCGTCATCGCCATGAACCTGGAGACGACCGAGGAAGAGCTGATGCACACCATCTTCCCGCACCCGACCCTGTCGGAGGTGATGAAGGAAAGCGTGCTCGACGCCTATGGCAAGGTGCTGAACGCCTGA
- the pdhB gene encoding Pyruvate dehydrogenase E1 component subunit beta, whose product MPIDILMPALSPTMEEGKLAKWLKKEGDRVKSGDIIAEIETDKATMEVEAVDEGILAKILVADGTENVAVNTPIGIIAAEGEDVSTAAAADPAKINPTAPAPAAEAPKQEEVAQAASAPQSVPAQAKAYDASSEFPAGAEIVSQTVREALRDAMAEEMRRDKDVFVMGEEVAEYQGAYKVTQGLLQEFGAKRVIDTPITEHGFAGIGVGAALSGLRPIVEFMTFNFAMQAIDHIINSAAKTLYMSGGQMGAPIVFRGPNGAAARVGAQHSHDYAAWYSNVPGLKVVMPYSASDAKGLLKSAIRDPNPVIFLENEIMYGKSFDVPKGDDFLIPIGKAKVVRPGTDVTIVSFGIGMTYALGAAEALAKEGIEAEVIDLRTIRPMDIETVVASVQKTNRCVAVEEGFPQSGVTAEIGMKIMEAAFDYLDAPVARVTGKDVPMPYAANLEKLALPNIGEVVAAAKAVCYR is encoded by the coding sequence ATGCCGATCGACATTCTCATGCCTGCCCTTTCTCCCACGATGGAAGAAGGAAAACTGGCCAAGTGGCTGAAAAAAGAGGGTGATCGGGTCAAGTCCGGCGACATCATCGCCGAGATCGAGACCGACAAGGCGACCATGGAGGTCGAGGCCGTCGACGAGGGTATCCTCGCCAAGATCCTCGTCGCCGACGGCACCGAGAATGTCGCGGTCAACACGCCGATCGGCATCATCGCCGCCGAGGGTGAGGATGTGAGCACGGCGGCTGCGGCCGACCCGGCGAAGATCAACCCAACCGCTCCGGCGCCGGCAGCCGAGGCCCCGAAGCAGGAGGAGGTTGCTCAGGCGGCCAGCGCGCCGCAGAGCGTGCCGGCCCAGGCAAAGGCCTATGACGCCTCGTCCGAATTCCCGGCCGGCGCCGAGATCGTCAGCCAGACGGTCCGCGAGGCGCTGCGCGATGCCATGGCCGAGGAGATGCGCCGCGACAAGGACGTCTTCGTGATGGGCGAGGAGGTCGCGGAGTACCAGGGCGCCTACAAGGTCACGCAGGGGCTGCTGCAGGAGTTCGGGGCGAAGCGCGTCATCGACACGCCGATCACCGAGCACGGCTTCGCCGGCATCGGCGTCGGCGCTGCGCTCTCGGGCCTGCGGCCGATCGTCGAGTTCATGACCTTCAACTTCGCCATGCAGGCGATCGACCACATCATCAATTCGGCAGCCAAGACGCTCTACATGTCCGGCGGCCAGATGGGCGCGCCGATCGTCTTCCGCGGTCCCAACGGTGCCGCCGCCCGCGTCGGCGCGCAGCACAGCCACGACTATGCGGCGTGGTATTCGAACGTGCCCGGCCTCAAGGTGGTGATGCCCTACAGCGCCTCCGACGCGAAGGGCCTGCTGAAGAGTGCGATCCGCGATCCGAACCCGGTGATCTTCCTCGAAAACGAGATCATGTACGGCAAGTCCTTCGACGTGCCGAAGGGCGACGATTTCCTGATCCCGATCGGCAAGGCCAAGGTGGTGCGCCCGGGCACGGACGTCACCATCGTCTCCTTCGGCATCGGCATGACCTATGCGCTCGGCGCCGCCGAGGCTTTGGCCAAGGAGGGCATCGAGGCAGAGGTCATCGACCTGCGCACCATCCGCCCGATGGACATCGAGACGGTCGTCGCCTCGGTGCAGAAGACCAATCGCTGCGTCGCGGTCGAGGAGGGCTTCCCGCAGTCCGGCGTCACCGCCGAGATCGGCATGAAGATCATGGAGGCGGCCTTCGATTATCTCGACGCCCCCGTCGCCCGCGTCACCGGCAAGGACGTGCCGATGCCCTATGCGGCGAACCTCGAGAAGCTCGCGCTTCCGAATATCGGCGAGGTCGTCGCGGCGGCCAAGGCCGTCTGCTATCGCTGA
- the pdhC gene encoding Dihydrolipoyllysine-residue acetyltransferase component of pyruvate dehydrogenase complex, whose protein sequence is MPTNILMPALSPTMEKGNLAKWLKKEGDTIKSGDIIAEIETDKATMEVEAVDEGILARIVVPEGTADVAVNEVIGVIAGEGEDAKSISAPAAGSAAPAKAEAPKAEAPKVEAPAPAAAPAAAPAAAAPAKAGGSRPFASPLARRIAKDAGLDLSAIQGTGPHGRIVEKDVEAAKKGGGAKAAPAAAPAAAPSAPKPAAAPLAAGPSDEQVKKLFAPGSYEEIPHDNMRKTIARRLTEAKQTIPHFYVTLDCELDALLKLRAELNAAAPEKDGKPAYKLSVNDMVIKALALALKAVPDANVSWTDGAMLKHKHADVGVAVSIPGGLITPIIRDACHKTLSQISNEMKDMAARAKARKLKPEEYQGGTTAVSNLGMFGVKDFAAVVNPPHATILAVGAGEQRVIVKGGQPAVATVMSVTLSTDHRAVDGALGAELLQAFKGYIEKPMAMLV, encoded by the coding sequence ATGCCGACGAACATCCTGATGCCCGCGCTCTCTCCGACGATGGAGAAGGGCAATCTCGCCAAGTGGCTGAAGAAGGAAGGCGACACCATCAAGTCCGGCGACATCATCGCCGAGATCGAGACCGACAAGGCCACGATGGAGGTCGAGGCGGTCGATGAGGGTATCCTCGCCAGGATCGTGGTGCCGGAAGGCACGGCCGATGTCGCGGTCAACGAAGTGATCGGCGTGATCGCCGGCGAGGGCGAGGACGCCAAGAGCATCTCCGCCCCTGCGGCCGGCAGCGCTGCGCCCGCAAAGGCCGAGGCCCCGAAGGCTGAAGCGCCGAAGGTGGAGGCTCCTGCGCCTGCGGCAGCTCCAGCTGCTGCACCGGCGGCCGCCGCTCCTGCCAAGGCCGGTGGAAGCCGCCCCTTCGCTTCGCCGCTCGCGCGCCGCATCGCCAAGGACGCAGGGCTCGACCTGTCCGCGATCCAGGGCACCGGCCCGCATGGCCGCATCGTCGAGAAGGACGTCGAAGCGGCCAAGAAGGGCGGCGGTGCCAAGGCTGCGCCTGCGGCGGCTCCCGCTGCTGCGCCGTCCGCTCCGAAGCCCGCCGCCGCGCCGCTGGCTGCCGGTCCATCCGACGAGCAGGTCAAGAAGCTGTTCGCGCCGGGCTCTTATGAGGAGATCCCGCACGACAACATGCGCAAGACGATCGCGCGCCGCCTGACCGAGGCCAAGCAGACGATCCCGCATTTCTACGTCACGCTGGACTGCGAGCTCGACGCGCTGCTGAAGCTGCGTGCGGAGCTCAACGCTGCAGCGCCGGAGAAGGACGGCAAGCCGGCCTACAAGCTCTCGGTCAACGACATGGTCATCAAGGCGCTGGCGCTGGCGCTCAAGGCGGTGCCGGACGCCAACGTCTCCTGGACCGACGGCGCGATGCTCAAGCACAAGCACGCCGATGTCGGCGTCGCCGTGTCGATCCCAGGCGGCCTGATCACGCCGATCATCCGCGACGCCTGCCACAAGACGCTGTCGCAGATCTCCAACGAGATGAAGGACATGGCGGCGCGCGCCAAGGCCCGCAAGCTCAAGCCCGAGGAGTATCAGGGCGGCACGACGGCGGTCTCCAATCTCGGCATGTTCGGCGTCAAGGACTTCGCGGCCGTGGTGAACCCGCCGCATGCGACGATCCTGGCGGTCGGCGCCGGCGAGCAGCGCGTCATCGTCAAGGGCGGCCAGCCGGCCGTGGCGACGGTGATGTCGGTGACGCTCTCGACCGACCACCGCGCCGTCGACGGCGCACTCGGCGCCGAGCTGCTGCAGGCCTTCAAGGGCTATATCGAGAAGCCCATGGCGATGCTGGTCTGA
- a CDS encoding Septum formation initiator family protein: MVIRRGLRSIFVTLALYLVSGAAVAYFMFHAQHGARGLEARGAVRESLRDMEAELAGLVAERKSWEHRLALVRSEAVDRDLLEENARSILGRTHKNDVVIMGR; the protein is encoded by the coding sequence ATGGTTATTCGCCGTGGCCTCCGCTCGATCTTTGTGACGCTGGCGCTCTATCTCGTCTCGGGAGCGGCGGTGGCTTATTTCATGTTCCACGCCCAGCATGGCGCGCGCGGGCTCGAGGCGCGCGGCGCGGTTCGGGAATCGCTGCGGGACATGGAGGCGGAGCTCGCCGGGCTTGTCGCCGAGCGCAAATCCTGGGAGCATCGCCTGGCACTGGTTCGCAGCGAGGCCGTCGATCGCGACCTCTTGGAAGAGAACGCGCGCAGCATTCTTGGCCGCACCCACAAGAATGACGTCGTCATCATGGGTCGCTGA
- a CDS encoding Peptide ABC transporter substrate-binding protein, with protein sequence MDEQQIRGLVADVKEGTLSRRAFIQRMAAVGIVAPIASQILAWNDVAMANAALPYKPTKAGGGGPLKILLWQAPTLLNPHFASGTKDQIASRIFFEPLAGWDKEGNLFPQLAAEIPSKANGGLSADGKEVIWKLKPGVKWHDGKPFTADDVVFTWEYAADPATAAYTTGSYTNIKVEKIDPHTVKVIFKDPTPFWADPFVGVAGMIIPKHHFGEYKGAKSREAPANLKPVGTGAYKFVEFKPGDILTGTRNEDYHVKNQPHFDTLEVKGGGDAVSAARAVLQTGEYDYAWNMQVEDEVLKRMETGGRGKVVAVPGGDVEFIILNTTDPWTEVDGERSSVKTKHPTLSDPAVRQAINLLIDRDSVQKFIYGRGGTATASFVNEPKQFKSTKLKYEFNIDKANKILDDAGWKKGADGIREKDGKKLKYVFQTSINAPRQKTQAIIKQACQRAGIDLELKSVTASVYFSSDVANPDTYTKLYCDMEMYTTTQPQPDPERFLNQLVSWEIANKENKWLGRNVSRYSDPEADKAYKAAQKEFDPAKRAALLIKVNEIFCEANILLPVLSRTVVGASANNLEADISGWEVTTWNLAAWYRT encoded by the coding sequence ATGGACGAGCAGCAAATCCGCGGTCTTGTCGCGGATGTGAAGGAAGGCACGTTGTCGCGACGCGCCTTCATCCAGAGAATGGCGGCGGTGGGTATCGTCGCGCCGATCGCGAGCCAGATCCTGGCATGGAACGACGTCGCGATGGCGAACGCCGCGCTGCCCTACAAGCCGACCAAGGCCGGTGGCGGCGGACCGCTGAAAATCCTGCTCTGGCAGGCCCCGACCCTGCTCAACCCACATTTCGCCTCGGGCACCAAGGACCAGATCGCCTCGCGCATCTTCTTCGAGCCGCTCGCCGGCTGGGACAAGGAAGGCAATCTCTTCCCGCAGCTCGCCGCCGAGATTCCGAGCAAGGCGAATGGCGGTCTTTCCGCCGACGGAAAGGAAGTCATCTGGAAGCTGAAACCGGGCGTGAAATGGCATGACGGCAAGCCGTTCACCGCCGACGACGTCGTCTTCACCTGGGAATATGCCGCCGATCCGGCGACCGCCGCCTACACCACCGGCTCCTACACCAACATCAAAGTCGAGAAGATCGACCCGCATACGGTCAAGGTGATCTTCAAGGACCCGACGCCGTTCTGGGCCGATCCCTTCGTCGGTGTCGCCGGCATGATCATCCCGAAGCACCATTTCGGCGAGTACAAAGGCGCCAAGTCGCGCGAGGCGCCGGCGAACCTCAAGCCCGTCGGCACCGGCGCCTACAAATTCGTCGAGTTCAAGCCGGGCGACATCCTGACCGGCACCCGCAACGAGGATTACCACGTCAAGAACCAGCCGCATTTCGATACGCTCGAAGTCAAGGGCGGCGGCGACGCGGTTTCGGCCGCGCGCGCCGTGCTCCAGACCGGCGAATACGACTATGCCTGGAACATGCAGGTCGAGGACGAAGTCCTCAAGCGCATGGAGACCGGCGGTCGCGGCAAGGTGGTGGCGGTTCCCGGCGGCGACGTCGAGTTCATCATCTTGAACACGACTGATCCGTGGACCGAGGTCGACGGCGAACGTTCCAGCGTCAAGACCAAGCACCCGACGCTGTCCGACCCAGCCGTTCGTCAGGCGATCAACCTGCTGATCGACCGCGACTCGGTCCAGAAGTTCATCTATGGCCGCGGCGGCACCGCGACGGCGAGCTTCGTCAACGAGCCCAAGCAGTTCAAGTCGACCAAGCTCAAATACGAGTTCAACATCGACAAGGCGAACAAGATCCTCGACGACGCCGGCTGGAAGAAGGGTGCCGACGGCATCCGCGAGAAGGACGGCAAGAAGCTCAAATACGTCTTCCAGACCTCGATCAACGCCCCGCGCCAGAAGACCCAGGCGATCATCAAGCAGGCCTGCCAGCGCGCCGGCATCGACCTCGAACTCAAGTCGGTGACGGCATCGGTCTATTTCTCCTCCGACGTCGCCAATCCGGACACCTACACCAAGCTGTATTGCGACATGGAGATGTACACCACGACGCAGCCGCAACCTGATCCGGAGCGCTTCCTCAACCAGCTCGTCTCCTGGGAGATCGCCAACAAGGAGAACAAGTGGCTGGGCCGCAACGTCTCGCGCTACTCGGACCCCGAGGCCGACAAGGCCTACAAGGCCGCGCAGAAGGAGTTCGACCCGGCCAAGCGCGCCGCGCTGCTGATCAAGGTCAACGAGATCTTCTGCGAGGCCAATATCCTGCTGCCGGTCCTGTCCCGCACGGTCGTCGGCGCCTCCGCCAACAACCTTGAGGCCGACATCTCCGGCTGGGAGGTCACGACCTGGAACCTCGCGGCCTGGTATCGCACCTGA
- the pdhA gene encoding Pyruvate dehydrogenase E1 component subunit alpha produces MAVAARKSKAPAQPKAAAKARGSREGAAKASASLSNAPTFTKEEDLHAYREMLLIRRFEEKAGQMYGMGLIGGFCHLYIGQEAVVIGMQMASKDGDQVITGYRDHGHMLACGMESRGVMAELTGRRGGYSRGKGGSMHMFSREKNFYGGHGIVGGQVSLGTGLAFADWYRGDNTVSLTYFGDGAANQGQVYESFNMAQLWKLPVVFVIENNRYAMGTAVSRASAQTDFSRRGVSFGIPGEQVDGMDVRAVREAASRAIEHARTGKGPYILEMQTYRYRGHSMSDPAKYRSKDEVQRMREEHDPIEQVRARLVREFKVAEEELKAIDAKVREIVNDAAEFATHDPEPDPSELYTDILLEPAQG; encoded by the coding sequence ATGGCTGTTGCTGCGCGTAAGTCGAAAGCTCCCGCTCAACCGAAAGCTGCCGCCAAGGCGCGAGGTTCCAGGGAAGGAGCGGCGAAGGCCTCGGCCTCTCTCAGCAACGCCCCGACCTTCACCAAGGAAGAAGATCTCCACGCCTATCGCGAGATGCTGCTGATCCGGCGCTTCGAGGAGAAGGCCGGCCAGATGTACGGCATGGGCCTGATCGGCGGCTTCTGCCACCTCTATATCGGCCAGGAAGCCGTCGTCATCGGCATGCAGATGGCCTCGAAGGACGGTGACCAGGTCATCACCGGCTATCGCGACCACGGCCATATGCTGGCCTGCGGCATGGAATCGCGCGGCGTGATGGCGGAGCTGACCGGCCGGCGCGGCGGCTATTCGCGCGGCAAGGGCGGCTCGATGCACATGTTCTCGCGCGAGAAGAATTTCTACGGCGGCCACGGCATCGTCGGCGGGCAGGTATCGCTCGGCACCGGGCTCGCCTTCGCCGACTGGTATCGCGGCGACAACACCGTCTCGCTGACCTATTTCGGTGACGGCGCGGCAAATCAGGGCCAGGTCTACGAGAGCTTCAACATGGCCCAGCTCTGGAAGCTGCCGGTCGTGTTCGTCATCGAGAACAACCGCTATGCGATGGGAACGGCCGTCAGTCGCGCCTCGGCCCAGACGGATTTCTCCCGCCGCGGCGTCTCCTTCGGCATTCCGGGCGAGCAGGTGGACGGCATGGACGTCCGGGCCGTCCGCGAGGCGGCCTCGCGCGCCATCGAGCATGCCCGCACCGGCAAGGGCCCTTACATCCTCGAAATGCAGACCTACCGCTATCGCGGCCATTCGATGTCCGACCCGGCGAAATACCGCTCGAAGGACGAAGTCCAGCGCATGCGCGAGGAACATGATCCGATCGAGCAGGTGCGCGCCCGCCTCGTTCGCGAATTCAAGGTCGCGGAGGAGGAGCTGAAGGCGATCGACGCCAAGGTGCGCGAGATCGTCAACGACGCTGCCGAGTTCGCGACGCATGATCCCGAGCCCGATCCGTCCGAGCTCTACACCGACATCCTGCTGGAGCCGGCGCAGGGCTGA